GCGGGCGCTTCGGCGCGGGTCTCGGCGATCGTCGAGGTCCATGCCCCTTCGGTGGTGAAGGTCACGCCCCGTGCGCTCTGCGTGTCGTCGGCGGAGACCGTCTGTTCCAACTGGCGCGTGTCCGGAACCTTGATCTGCCCGAAATCGCCCGAGTAATCCTTGTCGTCGCTGCATGACGCGAGCAGCGCGGCGGCGATGAACGCCATGAAGAATTTTGCTGTTTTCATTTCGTTTATTTTGTTTAAAGGGTTGTTCCCGTCCCGGTAAACAAAAGGCGCAGGCAAGATTTCGTATCCACAGGTGAGGTATTGGACGACCCGAACGGTAGAATAGGGAAATATGCCCGCGCTGAAAACAGCGAAGGCATCACCTTTGTTCCTTATCGTTCTGTGAAAGTGTCCAATTTTCACCCGTAAGAAAAAGCCGATGCGCTTTTTATTGTCGTATGTCGGCGGCCCTCGCAGGCTACCGATACAAATATAGAAATAAAATCCCGATCGAAGACCCTTGTTGTCATTTATTTTGTATTTTTGTCATTTGGAAAAACAGTAAACAACAGAGAATACGATGACTCAGGAAGAACTTTTCAAAAAGCTGGTAGCGCACTGCAAGGAGTACGGATTCGTGTTTCCTTCGAGCGAAATCTACGACGGTCTGGGAGCCGTGTACGACTACGGTCAGAACGGCGTGGAGTTGAAGAACAACATCAAGCGATATTGGTGGGATTCGATGGTCAAACTGCACGAGAACATCGTCGGCATCGACGCCGCGATCTTCATGCATCCCAAGACGTGGGAGGCCTCGGGCCATGTGTCGGCCTTCAACGACCCGCTGATCGACAACAAGGATTCGAAGAAGCGTTACCGCGCCGACGTGCTGATCGAGGACTGGCTGGCCAAACAGGATGAAAAGATCGAAAAAGAGGTCGAGAAGGCCCGCAAGCGCTTCGGCGAGTCGTTCGACGAGGCCAAATACCGCGAAACGTCGCCGCGCGTGGCGGAGACCGCGGCCAAACGCGACGAGGTGCACAAGCGTTTCGCCGATGCGCTGAACGCCAACGACCTTGCGGAGCTGCGCCAGATCATCGTCGACTGCGAGATCGCCTGCCCGATCTCCGGCACGCGCAACTGGACCGAGGTGCGGCAGTTCAACCTGATGTTTTCGACCCAGATGGGTTCTACGGCCGAAGGCGCCAATACCATCTACCTGCGTCCCGAGACGGCGCAGGGTATCTTCGTCAACTTCCTGAACGTCCAGAAAACCGGGCGCATGAAAATCCCGTTCGGCATTGCGCAGATCGGCAAGGCCTTCCGCAACGAGATCGTGGCCCGTCAGTTCATCTTCCGCATGCGCGAGTTCGAGCAGATGGAGATGCAGTTCTTCGTGCGCCCCGGGACCGAAATGAAGTGGTGGAACGAGTGGAAGAACACCCGCATGGCCTGGCACCGTGCGCTGGGCTTCGGCGACGATGACTACCGCTTCCACGACCACGACAAACTGGCCCACTACGCCAACGCCGCGACGGACATCGAATACAACTTCCCGTTCGGGTTCAAGGAGGTCGAGGGCATCCACTCGCGCACGGACTTCGACCTGGGCAGCCACCAGAAGTTTTCGGGCAAGAAGTTGCAGTACTTCGATCCGGAGACGGGTGAAAGCTATGTACCCTATGTGGTCGAGACGTCGATCGGCGTGGACCGCATGTTCCTGCAGGTGATGTCGGCGGCCTATACCGAGCAGACGCTCGAAGGCGGCGATTCGCGCGTCGTGCTGAAATTCCCGCCCGCATTGGCTCCGGTCAAGGTGGCCGTGCTGCCGCTGGTGAAGAAGGACGGCATGCCCGAAGTGGCGCAGAAGATCGTCGACCTGCTGAAATACGATTACAATGTCGTTTACGACGAGAAAGACTCCGTCGGCAAGCGTTACCGCCGTCAGGATGCCGTCGGTACGCCGTTCTGCGTGACGGTCGACGGCCAGACGCTGGAGGACGGGACCGTGACGATCCGCCACCGCGATACGATGGCCCAGGAGCGCGTCAAGATCGAGTCGCTGCACGCGATGGTCGACGAGGAGTGCTCCTACCGCAAGTTGTTCAGGACGCTGAACCTCTGATTTGGGACGCATTCTTGCCATAGACTACGGGACCCGGCGCACGGGAATCGCCGTGAGCGATCCCCTGCGCCTGATCGCCGGAGGGCTGGAGACGGTCGAGACGAAGGGGCTGGAGGCCTGGCTGGCAAAATATTTCGCCCGGGAGGACGTTAGTACGATAGTCGTGGGGAAGCCTTCGCGGATGGACGGCACGCCCTCCGAGACGTGGCGATTCATCGAGCCGCTGGCCGGCCGCCTGCGGCGGGCGTGGCCCGACAAGGAGGTGGTTTTCTACGACGAACGCTTTACTTCGGTGATGGCCCACCGCACGATGCTCGAAAGCGGCATCGGCAGGATGGCCCGCCGCGACAAGGCGTTGGTGGATAAGATTTCGGCGACGATTATCCTCCAGTCCTATATGGAAAGCATTTCCTGTCGATAATCCGGACGCGACGCGATAAGCCCCTCCCGAGGGAGGGTTTTGGGGTGGGGTCAGACTTGTAAACGCGGTCGTAGACCGCGATAACGGCGGGCGAAAGCAAGATTGCCTGCGAAAAATTGTTTATAGATTTTGTTATGATATACCCGATTGTAATTTACGGAGATGAGGTGCTGCGCCGCAAATGCGAGCCGATTGCGCCCGATTACCCCGATGTGAAAAAACTCGCCGAGGACATGTTCCTCACGCTCGAAGAGGCCGAAGGCGTCGGACTGGCTGCGCCCCAGATCGGCAAGGACATTCGTCTGTTCATCGTCGACTGCACTCCGTGGGCCGAGGAGGACCCGTCGTGCGCCGATTACAAGCGCGCCTTCGTCAATCCCGAGATTTACGAATTTTCCGAGGAGAAGAAGACCTACAACGAGGGCTGCCTCTCGTTCCCCGGGATTCATGCCGACGTGGCCCGCTCGCTGTCGATCCGCATGCGCTACATGGACACCGACTTCGTCGAGCACGACGAGGAGTTCACGGGACTCAAGGCGTGGGTCATCCAGCACGAATACGACCACATCGAAGGCGTGGTCTTCACCGACCGGATCGCACCGCTTCGCCGCCAGTTGCTCAAGAGCAAGCTGCTGAACCTTGCGAAGGGGAAATACCGCTGTGCCTATAAAACCAGATAGCATGAAAAAACTTTTCGCTTTTGCATTCGCCGCGATGATGCTGGCGGGATGCGTCAAATCGCCCCTCGTAGGCGGAATCTATACCGATGTGAAGGACGGGCTGGCCGTGACGGGCAACGCCGGGTCGAGCAAGGTCGGCACGGCCGAGGCCAAGGGATATGTAGGCGTCGTCGCCCTGGGCGATGCGAGCATCCAGGCTGCGGCCCGCGAAGCCGGGATCACGCGCATCCACCACGTAGACTACCAGGCCAAGTCCTATGTCGGCGTCTACACGATCTACACGATCATCGTCTACGGTGACTAAACGTCTCCTGCTGACGGCTGCCCTCTGCATCGCCGGAGCCTCGACGCTCCCGGCGCAGAATATCCGCAACCATTACGTCTCGAAAGCCGAGACCGACGGGGTGATCTACCACACCTTTCCCGTGACGCTTTTCGAGAACCGGGAAGCGGGCGACCTGACTTTCGACATCACCTACAAGGAGCATCGCGGCGGGCGCGCCACGATCAATTTCACATGCCGTATGGCGCAGGCCGTGCCGGCCGATTCGGTGCGTTTCGCGGCGGATGCGGCGGTGATGTCCGGCCCGGTGGACAAACTCTACCTCGAACCGGAAAAGAAGCAGTGGAAGCACCGGTACACCTTCGATGCCGACGGGTCGGAACTCTGCGGCTTCTTCGACGAGCGGGCTTTGCCCGAGGTGACGGTTTACGTCGGGGGAAAGCCGTACGTTTATCGCGCCAAACGCTCCGCATGGCGCAGTTACGCGCCGATAGGGTATCGGATATTCGATATGATTCGTGTAAACGAACAGTAGTTTTCGGTTCTCGCGGGCATCTTTCGCCCTGCTTTGTCCGGTCCGGACGGGAAATGCGGTTGTATCTCCTGTCCGGACCGGACTGCGTTATGGCGAAATCCGCTTCGGGACACTCAAAAACGGAGGGTTGTCGTTTCTCGGTGCACGGCGCTGCGTCGCGCGGGCCGGAAGCGATGCATCCAGCCTCGTGCGCCGGTGTCAAAAAAACAACCGGACCCGAAATGAATCGGGTCCGGTCGCTGTTTTCAGGCGTCTATGGTTAGAACTTGTATGCCGCGCCGATGCTGATGACTACGGGGTTCTTGCGCCAGTCGTCGAACATGGGCTGCCATTTCAGGCCGGCCGAAAGGTCCCAGTTGCGGGCTACCTCGAAGTCGAAACCTCCGCCGATGTTCAGGCCTGCGGCCCACTTGCCGATGTCATTGGCCGTGAAACCCACTGCCGGATAAACGCTCCAGCCTTCGCCCAAGTGGAAGACGTACTGCGCGTCGACGCTGATGTCGATCGAACAGCCGCTGTGCAGCAGCGCCATCAGCGACGGTTCGATACGCCAGTTGTCCGTGAAGCTGTAACGTCCGAATGCACCCAGACCCACCACGGCGTCACCCGTGTTGGTGTAGATGTTCATACGCGGGCCGAGCGCCCAGTTGCCTTTGTCCTGCGCCGATGCTGCCGTTACTGCGAACAGCGCGACGATCGCCGTTAAAAGAATTTTTTTCATGTTTCGTTTTTTTATATTGAATAAACGTTATTTCAAACTGTTTGCCAAAACAAATATAGGAAATTTCCCGATTGCGGCCAAATATATTCAATGAACCCGACTTTTTTATAAATAAAAAGGAGGTCCGCGACAATCGTGCGCGGACCTCCGGAGTGTGTCACCCCGAGGGGGCGTGAAATGCTACTTCTGATTGAGTGCGGCGTGTGCGGCCGCCAGGCGTGCGATGGGCACGCGGAAGGGCGAGCAGCTCACGTAGTTCAGACCTGCGTAGTGGCAGAACTCCACCGACGAAGGTTCGCCGCCGTGCTCGCCGCAGATACCGCATTTGAGGTTTTCGCGGGTTCCACGGCCCTTGAATACGGCTTCGCGGATCAACTGGCCCACGCCGTTGCGGTCGAGGATCTGGAACGGGTCGTTTTTCAGGATGCCCTTCTCCAGATATACCGGCAGGAACTTGCCGATGTCGTCGCGCGAGAATCCGAGGGTCATCTGCGTCAGGTCGTTGGTTCCGAACGAGAAGAACTCGGCGACTTCGGCGATCTGGTTGGCCGTCACGGCGGCGCGCGGAACCTCGATCATCGTGCCGACCATGTAGTCGATCTTGTCGTTGCGCTCCGAGAACACCTGCTCGGCCGTCGTGTCGATGATGTTCTTCTGGTAGCGCAGCTCCTTGTGGTTGCCCACCAGCGGCACCATGATCTCCACGTGAACGGGGATGCCTGTGGCCTTGACGTTCATGGCCGCCTCGATGATGGCGCGGGCCTGCATCTCGGTGATCTCGGGGTAGGTGTTGCCCAGACGGCAGCCGCGGTGTCCCAGCATGGGGTTGAACTCGGCCAGCGACTCGACCTTGGCGACGATCTTCTGGAGGGGCACGCCCATTTCGGCGGCCATCTCTTTCTGGCCCTTCTCATCGTGGGGAACGAACTCGTGCAGCGGGGGATCCAGAAGGCGCACCGTCACGGGGTAGCCGTTCATGGCCTTGAACAGCCCCTCGAAGTCGCCGCGCTGGATCGGCAGCAGCTTGGCCAGCGCCACGCGGCGTCCGGCTTCGTCGTCGGCGAGGATCATCTCGCGGATGGCCTTGATGCGGTCGCCCTCGAAGAACATGTGCTCCGTGCGGCAGAGTCCGATGCCTTCGGCGCCGAAGGCGAATGCCTGTGCGGCGTCTTTCGGGGTGTCGGCGTTGGCGCGGACCTTCAGCACCGAATATTTTCCGGCGAGGTCCATCAGCTGTCCGAAGTCGCCGCTCAGGTCGGCGGCCTTGGTGGCTACCTGACCGAGGTATACTTCGCCCGTCGAGCCGTTGAGCGAGATCCAGTCGCCCTCCTTCACGGTGAATCCGTTCACCTGGATCGTGCGGGCTTTATAGTCGATCTGCAATTCGCCGGCGCCCGATACGCAGCATTTGCCCATGCCGCGGGCCACGACGGCCGCGTGCGAGGTCATGCCGCCGCGTGCGGTCAGGATACCTGCCGCGTCGAGCATGCCCTTGAGGTCCTCGGGCGAAGTCTCGATGCGCACCAGAATGGCGCGCTGGCCGGTTTTCTCCAGCACCTTCTCGGCGTCCTCGGCGAAGAACACCACGGGACCCGTGGCGGCTCCCGGCGATGCGGGCAGGCCCTTGGTGATGACCTGCGCATTGGCGATGGCCTTCTTGTCGAAGACGGGGTGGAGCAGTTCGTCGAGCTTCGCAGGCTCGCAGCGCAGTACGGCGGTCTTCTCGTCGATCAGACCCTCGCGCAGCATGTCCATGGCGATCTTGACCATCGCCGCGCCCGTGCGCTTGCCGTTGCGGCACTGGAGCATCCAGAGTTTGCCGTCCTGAATCGTGAATTCGATGTCCTGCATGTCCTTGAAGTATTGCTCCAGGTGGTGCTGGATTTCGTCCAGCTCCTTGTAAACCTCGGGCATCACCTCTTCGAGCGAGGGGAACTTCGCCTTGCGCTCCTCCTCCGAAACCTTCTGGGCCACGGCCCAGCGCTTCGAACCCTCGATGGTGATCTGCTGCGGGGTGCGGATGCCGGCTACGACGTCCTCGCCCTGGGCGTTGATCAGGTATTCGCCGTTGAAGAGGTTCTCACCCGTTGCGGCGTCGCGCGAGAAGGCTACGCCCGTCGCGGAATTCTCTCCCATGTTGCCGAATACCATGGCCTGTACCGATACGGCCGTGCCCCACTCGGCGGGGATGTTGTTGAGTTTGCGGTAGAGGATGGCGCGTTCGTTCATCCACGAGCCGAACACGGCGCAGATGGCTCCCCACAGCTGGTCCCACGGACAGGTCGGGAAATCCTCGCCGGTCTGCTTCTTCACGGCGGCCTTGAAGTTCTTCACCAGCTCCTTGAGGTCGTCGGTCGTCAGGTCGGTGTCGTTCTTCACGCCCTTCTTGGCCTTCTGCTCCTCGATGATCACCTCGAACGGGTCGTGGTCTTCCTTCGAAACGGGTTTCATGCCCAGCACCACGTCGCCGTACATCTGTACGAAGCGGCGGTACGAATCCCAGGCGAACCGCGGGTTGCCCGTGCGCTTGGCCACGGCCTCCACGGCCTGGTCGTTCATGCCCAGGTTGAGGATGGTGTCCATCATGCCGGGCATCGAGGCGCGTGCGCCCGAACGTACGGATACGAGCAGCGGCATCTCCTTGTCGCCGAATTTCATGCCGGTCAGTTTCTCGATGTTCTTCATCGCCTTTTCGACCTCGGGGCGGAGCATCTCGATGACGGCCTCTTTGCCGTGCTTGTAGAATTCCGCACACACTTCCGTGGTGATGGTGAATCCCGGGGGCACGGGGATGCCGATAAGGTTCATCTCCGCAAGGTTCGCACCCTTGCCGCCGAGCAGTTCACGCATTTTGCCGTTTCCTTCGGCCTCTTTGTTGCCGAAGGTATAGACCCGTTTTACGTCTGCCATAACTTTTTTGGTTTTGAATTATAGTATAAATATAAAAAATTTTTTCTTTTACCTCACCCTTAAAGCCGAAAAATTGCGGTGACGTTTCCGTTACCGCATCCGTAAAATGCATTTCCGTCGAAGGGATTGCGAAAATACGAAAACTTTTCGAAATATCCAAAAAATTCTACCGGATGTAAATGAATACCGGAAGCGAATAACCGTAGCCGCCGCGATAAACCCCGCGGGAGTAGGTCGTGAGGGGGTTACCGCTCTTTTGGTCAACCAGATAGCGGCGTGCGAAAACGTCGCCCTCCGAGGTGGTCAGCGCCGTGTCCGCGAGGATACGGTCGCGCATCTGCCACCGTCCGCCGCGCCGTACCGTGCCCCGTCCGGCCTGTTCGGCGCGCCGGGTCGCGTCGCGCAGTCCCCAGCGTCCGGGGTCGGGGAGATCCGAGCGTCCCAGCACGATCAGTTTCACGTGCGGACGCTCCGCACGCAGGTCGCGCACGACCCATTGGGCCATGCGTGCGTCGCCGCACAGCGCCAGCCCCACGGTGTCGCGTCCGAGTTCGCCCTCGACGTAGAGGTAGCGGCGTCCCGGCTCGTCGCGGGTCGGGTAGAAGAGGTCCCCGTAGTAGAGCAGCGCAAAATCCATTCCGTCGAGCGAATTGAGCGTGCGGTGGAGGTAGGAGTAGTCGCCCCGGCAGGCGGCGGCGATGTCGCGCACGACCTGTTCGTTTTCGACGCCCCACAGGGCGACCAGGGGCAGGGCCATCGAGTCGATCACGGCAGCCGTGTTGCGGATTTTACGCGCGTAACGCTCTGCGGTCCAATGCAGACGGCCTTCGGGCGTGTAGTCTGCGTCGTCGTAGAAAAGCGCCGGGACGGTGTCGTAAATCCGGTCCACGTCGTAGAAAGCGATTCCTATGGGGCGTTGCCCGTAAGAGTGGCAATTAAAAATTAAGAATGAAAAATTGAGAATTATCAGCAGACGCAGCCACATGGTTCCGCTGGTTTAGAGAGGTTGTTCGGGCAGGAAATCGCGGGGCGAGCAGCCGAGGAATTTGGCGATTTCGTTGATGTGGTTGAGGTTGTATTTCGAAGGACTTTTGGGGCTTTCCACTTGGCTGATAAATCCGTCGCTCACCCCGATTCCGTAGGCTAAAGTCGCTTGTGAAACACGTTGAGCCATCCGCTCTTTGCGGACAGCTGCACTGACGTATTTATCGAACGCGCTTTTCGGTTTCACAAACATCTGTTTAAATATTGTAAAACTAAAAAAGATGCCAGAGTGAAAGTTTAGTTATAACTTAAATTCTCTTACGTATAGGTAGATGTTTTGTCTCTTTTATCGGATTTATGGACATTTTGTGTTTCGTTCGCTTCAGCCCCCCCCCTGGGGGCGAACGACGGGCCGGTGCGCCCGGAAGATTATCCGCACCGGGAGGGATGCGTCCGGGACAAGTGGGAAGCACAGAAGCCTACGACCGCTCTTGCGAGCGGTTTAAACCGCCGCATTCTCGCTTGGAGCGGAAAAAGAACGTTGTGCAGGCGGAGCGTTAAAAAACGGGGCCGGTTTGCTTGCAAACCCGCGAAGGCGCCCGTTTTAGCGATGCCAAACAACGTTCCCGCGAAAGCGACATGCGGATGGTTTTGGGTACCTTTTGCCACCAAAAGGTACAAAGCCTCCGCGGCATACGCCGCGGTTAAGGCTGCTTTGCCGACCAAAAAGCGGCAAACAACACCAGTCGAAGAGTGCAAATATCTTTTGCAGCCGGGAGATACGCAAAAAATCCCCGCGTTGAAAACGCAGGGATTCAGTCGCCGGACTGCGAAACCCGGCGCAATGCGCCCGGACTACCGGATTCCGTATTTGCGCAGGATCTTCCGGATACGGGGCAGCCGCTCCGAGATCATGCGGTCGTAGCCCAGGTCGGAACCGTGGTCGCAGTCGATGGTTCCCTCGGCGTCCCGGCCGAAGAACCATTCGCCGTCGAGGAAGTAGACGTTGTCGTATTGCTTCGCCAGCCGCCGCATCATCCCGTCCGCGGTGTCGATCCGCTCGCGGTGGAATTTCGCGGCCTCCTGATCGAGGTTGCCAGCGGTGTGCCAGTGGGTCTGCATGAAGATCAGCGGTTTGTCGGGATGGGCCTTGACGAGCGTCGCCACGAACGCGTCGAGGCGCTCGCGGATCATCTTCGGGGAGGGGTTCGAAAAGGCGTCGAACAGGAAGGCGTCGGCGTCGGTCTCGGCGAGCAGCCGCGCGAATTCGGGCTGGAGCATGCAGTTGCCGCTGTACCCCAGATTGACGAACTCGATGCCCGTCATGCGGCTCATGCGCGCAGGATAGGTCATGCCCGGGCGGCTGGCCGAAGCTCCGTGGGTGACGCTCGATCCGAAGACGATCACGCGGTGCTTGTAAGGCGATTCGAGCGGCGTGACGGATGCACCTTCGTCCACGCCGATCTCCAGCGTCAGCAGTTCGCTCCACGCCGGCAGGTAGAGCATGCACTCCTTGGGCTGTCCGTCCATGTGCTCGACGATGGTGCTGGCGTGCCTGTCCTGTAATCCGGGACGTGCCGCACCGGCCATCGTCCATACGCCGTTTTCGCGGACGTAGAGATCCATGCCGCGTTGCAGGACCGGGGTCATGTTCCAGCCGTAGCTGCGCGGTGCGGTGGTCCAGCGGGCCTCGATCCGGCGGCTGTCGGTGGTGAAAAGCACGGCCACGCCGGCCGGGTAGCCGCAGTAGTGGCGGATGGTGGCGTTGTCGAAACGGTAGCGCGTCGTGTCGACCCGGTAATAGGGATGCCCCTCCATCGGGCAGGTGCGGCCGATGATGGTCAGCGTCGAGGCGTCGACGTACTTTTGCGCCGATGCGGCGTGAAACATCGACAGCCCGGCTGCAATGAATAATAGGTGTTTTATCATGGTTGGTTTGAGTTGGTCAGCCTTCGATCACGCCCGATCCGACCAGCTGGTCGCCGTCGTACCACGCCGCGAACTGTCCGGGGGTGATGCCCCGCTGGGGCCGGTCGAAAACGAGGTAAGCCCCTTCGTCGCGGACGAACAGCCGCGCGCCCTGCAAGAGCTGGCGGTAGCGGATGCGGACGGAGAACCGGGCGCTCTGCCCGGCGGTCAGCTCCCGGGCGGGGTTCACCCAGTGGATTTCGCCGGGCGCGATGTGCAGCGCGGGGCGCCACAGCCCGGGGTGGGCGTCGCCCTCGCCGACCCAGATCACGTTCTGCACCGTGTCCGTGGCGAGGATGAACAGCGACTCCCTGCGGCCTCCGATGCCGAGTCCCTTGCGCTGTCCGATGGTGTAGTAATGGGCGCCGTTGTGCTCGCCGATCTTCTTGCCGTCGCGCACGGTGTAACGCCACGGTTCGGCCAGCGCCGCGAGTTGTCCGGTCGTCGGCTCTCCCTCCGCCGGGACCTCCTCGCGCACGTATTTCGGCCATGTGGGGAGTATTTCGTGGATGTTGCCCTTTTTCGGGGCGAGCTTTTGCTGGAGGAAGGTCGGCAGGTCGACCTTGCCCACGAAGCAGATGCCCTGCGAATCCTTGCGTTTGGCCGTGGCGAGACCCTGCTCCTCGGCGATGCGCCGCACCTCGGGTTTGAGCAGTCCGCCGACGGGAAACAACGCCCGGCTGAGCTGCTCCTGCGAGAGCTGGCAGAGGAAATAGCTCTGGTCCTTGTTGGGATCGCTGCCTGCGAGCAGCTTATGGATCGTCCTCCCGTCGGGCAGCGTCTCTTCCGCCTTACGGCAGTAGTGGCCCGTGGCCACGTAGTCGGCGCCCAGCTTCAGCGCCTCGCGCAGGAATACGTCGAATTTGATTTCGCGGTTGCACAGCACGTCGGGATTGGGCGTGCGGCCCCGTTCGTATTCGGCGAACATGTAATCCACGACACGCGTGCGGTAGTCTGCCGAGAGGTCGACCACGTGCAGCTCGATGTCGAGTTTCCTGGCCACGAGTTCGGCGAAAACCCGGTCGTCGTGCCACGGACAGTCGCCTTCGAGCGTTCCCGTCGTGTCGTGCCAGTTGATCATAAAAAGCCCTACGACCTCATGCCCCTGCTCCTTGAGGAGCCAGGCCGCCACCGACGAATCGACGCCGCCCGAAAGTCCGATTACCACCCGTGCCATCCTTATTCCAATGTCAAGAGTCCTTCGGGCAGCACCAGGTGCATCGTGCGCCCCTCGAAGTCGATGCGGGCGATGAACTCCTCGACGGCGGGGACCAGCACCTGCCGTCCGCCGATCTCCAGTTCGAACAGCGGATTGGCGTCGCTGTCGTAGTAGTCGGTGACCGTCCCGCAGAGTTTCCCGGAGGCGCATGCCCCGGTTTCGCCGGCGGCGGTCGCCGCCCTTCCGGACGAGGCTCCGGCCTCTTCGGCCACGACCGCGAAGCCGATCAGGTCTTCGAGGTAAAATTCGTCGTCGTCCTCTTCGCCGTTCATCTCGATCCGGAATTCCAGCCCGACAAGCTCCTGCGCCCTGCGCTCGGTGTCGAAATCGGCGAATGTCGCCGTGGCTCCCGACTGGCCGCGGCGTTCGAAACGCTCGCACCAGAGCGGAACCTCCAGCGCGTCG
This Alistipes shahii WAL 8301 DNA region includes the following protein-coding sequences:
- a CDS encoding glycine--tRNA ligase, which translates into the protein MTQEELFKKLVAHCKEYGFVFPSSEIYDGLGAVYDYGQNGVELKNNIKRYWWDSMVKLHENIVGIDAAIFMHPKTWEASGHVSAFNDPLIDNKDSKKRYRADVLIEDWLAKQDEKIEKEVEKARKRFGESFDEAKYRETSPRVAETAAKRDEVHKRFADALNANDLAELRQIIVDCEIACPISGTRNWTEVRQFNLMFSTQMGSTAEGANTIYLRPETAQGIFVNFLNVQKTGRMKIPFGIAQIGKAFRNEIVARQFIFRMREFEQMEMQFFVRPGTEMKWWNEWKNTRMAWHRALGFGDDDYRFHDHDKLAHYANAATDIEYNFPFGFKEVEGIHSRTDFDLGSHQKFSGKKLQYFDPETGESYVPYVVETSIGVDRMFLQVMSAAYTEQTLEGGDSRVVLKFPPALAPVKVAVLPLVKKDGMPEVAQKIVDLLKYDYNVVYDEKDSVGKRYRRQDAVGTPFCVTVDGQTLEDGTVTIRHRDTMAQERVKIESLHAMVDEECSYRKLFRTLNL
- the ruvX gene encoding Holliday junction resolvase RuvX, which gives rise to MGRILAIDYGTRRTGIAVSDPLRLIAGGLETVETKGLEAWLAKYFAREDVSTIVVGKPSRMDGTPSETWRFIEPLAGRLRRAWPDKEVVFYDERFTSVMAHRTMLESGIGRMARRDKALVDKISATIILQSYMESISCR
- the def gene encoding peptide deformylase, whose product is MIYPIVIYGDEVLRRKCEPIAPDYPDVKKLAEDMFLTLEEAEGVGLAAPQIGKDIRLFIVDCTPWAEEDPSCADYKRAFVNPEIYEFSEEKKTYNEGCLSFPGIHADVARSLSIRMRYMDTDFVEHDEEFTGLKAWVIQHEYDHIEGVVFTDRIAPLRRQLLKSKLLNLAKGKYRCAYKTR
- a CDS encoding TRL-like family protein, coding for MKKLFAFAFAAMMLAGCVKSPLVGGIYTDVKDGLAVTGNAGSSKVGTAEAKGYVGVVALGDASIQAAAREAGITRIHHVDYQAKSYVGVYTIYTIIVYGD
- a CDS encoding outer membrane beta-barrel protein codes for the protein MKKILLTAIVALFAVTAASAQDKGNWALGPRMNIYTNTGDAVVGLGAFGRYSFTDNWRIEPSLMALLHSGCSIDISVDAQYVFHLGEGWSVYPAVGFTANDIGKWAAGLNIGGGFDFEVARNWDLSAGLKWQPMFDDWRKNPVVISIGAAYKF
- the ppdK gene encoding pyruvate, phosphate dikinase gives rise to the protein MADVKRVYTFGNKEAEGNGKMRELLGGKGANLAEMNLIGIPVPPGFTITTEVCAEFYKHGKEAVIEMLRPEVEKAMKNIEKLTGMKFGDKEMPLLVSVRSGARASMPGMMDTILNLGMNDQAVEAVAKRTGNPRFAWDSYRRFVQMYGDVVLGMKPVSKEDHDPFEVIIEEQKAKKGVKNDTDLTTDDLKELVKNFKAAVKKQTGEDFPTCPWDQLWGAICAVFGSWMNERAILYRKLNNIPAEWGTAVSVQAMVFGNMGENSATGVAFSRDAATGENLFNGEYLINAQGEDVVAGIRTPQQITIEGSKRWAVAQKVSEEERKAKFPSLEEVMPEVYKELDEIQHHLEQYFKDMQDIEFTIQDGKLWMLQCRNGKRTGAAMVKIAMDMLREGLIDEKTAVLRCEPAKLDELLHPVFDKKAIANAQVITKGLPASPGAATGPVVFFAEDAEKVLEKTGQRAILVRIETSPEDLKGMLDAAGILTARGGMTSHAAVVARGMGKCCVSGAGELQIDYKARTIQVNGFTVKEGDWISLNGSTGEVYLGQVATKAADLSGDFGQLMDLAGKYSVLKVRANADTPKDAAQAFAFGAEGIGLCRTEHMFFEGDRIKAIREMILADDEAGRRVALAKLLPIQRGDFEGLFKAMNGYPVTVRLLDPPLHEFVPHDEKGQKEMAAEMGVPLQKIVAKVESLAEFNPMLGHRGCRLGNTYPEITEMQARAIIEAAMNVKATGIPVHVEIMVPLVGNHKELRYQKNIIDTTAEQVFSERNDKIDYMVGTMIEVPRAAVTANQIAEVAEFFSFGTNDLTQMTLGFSRDDIGKFLPVYLEKGILKNDPFQILDRNGVGQLIREAVFKGRGTRENLKCGICGEHGGEPSSVEFCHYAGLNYVSCSPFRVPIARLAAAHAALNQK
- a CDS encoding helix-turn-helix domain-containing protein gives rise to the protein MFVKPKSAFDKYVSAAVRKERMAQRVSQATLAYGIGVSDGFISQVESPKSPSKYNLNHINEIAKFLGCSPRDFLPEQPL
- a CDS encoding SGNH/GDSL hydrolase family protein encodes the protein MIKHLLFIAAGLSMFHAASAQKYVDASTLTIIGRTCPMEGHPYYRVDTTRYRFDNATIRHYCGYPAGVAVLFTTDSRRIEARWTTAPRSYGWNMTPVLQRGMDLYVRENGVWTMAGAARPGLQDRHASTIVEHMDGQPKECMLYLPAWSELLTLEIGVDEGASVTPLESPYKHRVIVFGSSVTHGASASRPGMTYPARMSRMTGIEFVNLGYSGNCMLQPEFARLLAETDADAFLFDAFSNPSPKMIRERLDAFVATLVKAHPDKPLIFMQTHWHTAGNLDQEAAKFHRERIDTADGMMRRLAKQYDNVYFLDGEWFFGRDAEGTIDCDHGSDLGYDRMISERLPRIRKILRKYGIR
- the mnmA gene encoding tRNA 2-thiouridine(34) synthase MnmA; amino-acid sequence: MARVVIGLSGGVDSSVAAWLLKEQGHEVVGLFMINWHDTTGTLEGDCPWHDDRVFAELVARKLDIELHVVDLSADYRTRVVDYMFAEYERGRTPNPDVLCNREIKFDVFLREALKLGADYVATGHYCRKAEETLPDGRTIHKLLAGSDPNKDQSYFLCQLSQEQLSRALFPVGGLLKPEVRRIAEEQGLATAKRKDSQGICFVGKVDLPTFLQQKLAPKKGNIHEILPTWPKYVREEVPAEGEPTTGQLAALAEPWRYTVRDGKKIGEHNGAHYYTIGQRKGLGIGGRRESLFILATDTVQNVIWVGEGDAHPGLWRPALHIAPGEIHWVNPARELTAGQSARFSVRIRYRQLLQGARLFVRDEGAYLVFDRPQRGITPGQFAAWYDGDQLVGSGVIEG
- a CDS encoding ribosome maturation factor RimM, with the translated sequence MIVPAGRINKLFGTEGGVMLSLYPAFPEDFTTDTPLRVTIDALEVPLWCERFERRGQSGATATFADFDTERRAQELVGLEFRIEMNGEEDDDEFYLEDLIGFAVVAEEAGASSGRAATAAGETGACASGKLCGTVTDYYDSDANPLFELEIGGRQVLVPAVEEFIARIDFEGRTMHLVLPEGLLTLE